TCACACGCATAAATCCCGGAAACGTTTAAGGTGATGCCTCTTCCGCCGCCTTGTCTTCACCAACAAGAGAACAACAAAAAATGAGCCAGACGCCGTTCAACATTCAGCGTGCCGCCGTCATCGGTGCGGGTACCATGGGCCGTGGCATTGTCATGTGCCTGGCCAACGCCGGAGTCCCCGTGCAGTGGGTCGACAACAATCCGCAGATGCTCGAACAGGCCCTGGTTGCCGTGGCCGAGACTTGTGCGCACAACGTGCGTCAGAGGCGGATCGATCAGGCCGAGGCGGATGCGCGCATCGCACGCATCACCACGGCGGCGGACTATGTCGCGATCCGGGATGTCGATCTGGTGATTGAGGCGGTCTTCGAGAACCTCGAACTCAAGCAGAAGATCTTTCGCGAGCTGGATGGCCTGCTCAAGCCCGAAGCCATCCTGGCGAGCAATACCTCGGCGCTGGATATCGACGCGATTGCCGCCGTCACTCGCCGCCCGCAGCAGGTCCTGGGCCTGCATTTCTTCAGCCCCGCGCACATCATGAAGTTGCTGGAAATCGTGCGGGGCGCACAGACCGCGCCGACGGTGCTTGCGGCCGTGCTGGAACTGGGCAAGCGCATGGGCAAGGTCAGCGTCGTGGCCGGCAACTGCGATGGATTCATCGGCAACCGCATGCTCAATACCTACGTGCTGGAAACCCGCAAGATGTTGCTGGAAGGGGCTTTGCCCTATCAGGTCGACGCCGTATTGCAGGGTTTCGGTTTTGCCATGGGGCCGTTTCGCATGTTCGATGTGGTCGGCATCGACCTGCAATGGCGTGCCCGGGAACTGGCGGGCGTCGGTCAGGATGCGCCGCAGGTACAGGTGGATAACCGCCTGTGTGAAATGGGGCGCTTCGGCCAGAAGAGTGGCAACGGTTATTACCATTACGAGCCGGGCAGCCGTCAGGCCGAACACGATGTTGAGGTGGATGCGCTGGTGCTGGAAGTCAGCGAAGGCCTGGGCTACCAGCGACGCGAGATCGGGCCCGAGGAGATTCTTGAGCGATGCCTGCTGGCGTTGGTCAATGAAGGGGCGAAGATCCTCGAGGAAGGCGTCGCGGCGTCTGCGCATGACATCGACCTGGTGTACCTCAATGGCTATGGTTTCCCGGCGGACAAGGGCGGCCCGATGGCCTGGGCGGACCGGCAGGGGCTCGCGGACATCCATCAGCGCTTGCTGGCGCTGGAAACCCGACAGGGCGATCACTGGCAGCCGGCGCGGTTGATCGGTGAGTTGGCGGCGGCGGGCGAGGGGTTTGCCGGGCAGTGATTGATGTGGCGTCTTTGCGGACGCCATCGCGGGCAAGCCCGCTCCCACATTTGCTTGGTGTGCACCAGGCCATTGTGGGAGCGAGCCTGCTCGCGATGAACGATAACGCGCATTTCGCCTTAGACTGGCAAACCCATCCAGGAACCCTTACTGATGCCGCTACGCACCGAATACCCCCACTTCCAACCCATCACCACTCGCTGGCACGACAACGACGCCTACGGCCACGTCAACAACGTCACTTACTACAGCTTCTTCGACACCGCCGTGAACACCTACCTGATCGAAGTCGGTGGCCTGGACATTCATGACGGTGAAGTCGTCGGGTTCGTGGTGAGTTCGGCTTGCGACTACTTCGCCTCCATCGCTTTCCCGGATCGCATCGAAATCGGTTTGCGCGTCGCCAAGCTGGGCAACAGTTCGGTGCAATACGAGCTGGCGGTGTTCAAGGCCGGCGAGGACGAAGCCTGCGCAGCGGGGCGGTTCGTGCATGTGTTCGTGGATCGGGCGTCGAATGAGCCGGTGGCGATTCCTGCGGGGCTGCGCGGGGCGCTGGAGCGCCTGGTGATTTAGGCCAGGCAAAAAAAATCGCAGCGCGAAGGCTGCGATTTTTGACCGGTCATTGAAACCCTCGGGGTCTCAATGACGGTGACGGTAATACTTCTTGTGGTGCTTGCGATGGCCATAGTGGTGGCCACGATCATGGTGACCATCACGGTAGTAGCGACCGCCACGACGATCATTGTCTTCGTCGTCGCTCTTGTTGCCCATGTAGTTACCCAGCGCGCCACCGGCGCCACCGCCTGCGGCAGAGCCGATCAGGCTGCCGGTGCTGCCGCCCAGGCTGCGACCGACCACGTTACCGCCCGCTGCGCCCAACGCACCGCCAATGGCCGCTTCGCCACGGCTGCGTTTGTCTGCGCCGACGGCGCTACCACCCGCGCCGCCCAGGGCCGCGCCAATGGTTGAACCTGTGTTGCCGCCTAACGACTGACCGACGACCGAGCCTAAAACCCCGCCCAATGCGCCGCCCACACCTGCTTCGGTGGTGCCGCCGGCAGAGGCAATGCCACTGACCAGGCCAAGGGACAACAAGAGAATCGAGGAGAACTTCATGGAGGAACCTCAAGGGGATGACGCCGCGATCCTGAGGCTGTGCAATAGGTGTGACAATCGAAATCCGACGAGTAACACGACTTCAGCACATTTCTATAAGTTACTGTTTTTTAGGCGGAACTTAACGGTTTTTCGCTGGTCTTTAGCTACTTCGGAAGGGCCGTTTTTGTGAGAAAACGGCCTTTTTTGTGGGCGTTTGAAAAGTGCCTGGACCTGAGGAAGTTGTCAGGTCCGAAGGCGTCAATCGCGAGCAGGCTCGCTCCCACAGTGGCACGGTACACACCGAACAAATGTGGGAGCGAGCCTGCTCGCGATAGGCGCAACACCGATCCTGGTTAAATCAAGCCGACCTGGCCATGATCAACCCATTATCACTCGCCGCTTCGAGGCGGATCGCCACGAACTTCGACGTCGGCGTATGGCTGCCATCGCCGACGCTTTCCAGCGGCACCAGCGGATTCACTTCCGGATAGTACGCCGCCGCTTGCCCGGCCGGGATGTCAAACGCCAGCAGGGTGAAGCCCTTCACGCGGCGCTCCAGGCCATCGTCCCACAGCGAGACGATGTCGGCCTTCTGGCCAGGCTTGAAGCCCAGGCGAATGATGTCCGCCTCGTTGGCGAACAACACGTCACGCTGGCCTTTCACGCCACGATAACGGTCGTTGAGGCCGTAGATGGTGGTGTTGTACTGATCGTGGGAGCGCATCGACTGCATGATCAGGTCCGGCTGTACGCCGGTCGCGCGGGTGCGTTCGTGCACCAGATCCGTAGGCAGCATGTTGGCGCGGAAATTGGCACGGCCAGAGGCGGTCGCCCACTTGCGCGCACCCGCCGTGTTGCCGAGGTAGAAACCGCCCTTGTTCTTGATCTTCTCGTTGAAGTCCTTGAAGTTCGGCAGGGTATCGGCAATCAGGTCACGGATGCGGCTGTAGTCGGCCACCAGCCAGTTCCAGTCCACCGGGTGGTTGCCCAGGGTGGCTGCAGCGATGCCGGCCAGGATCGCCGGCTCCGAGCGCATCTGGTTGGACAGCGGCTGCAACTGACCGTTGGACGCGTGCACCATGCTGAACGAGTCTTCGACGGTGACCGCCTGCGGGCCTTCGGTCTGGATGTCGATGTCGGTACGACCCAGGCACGGCAGGATCAGCGCATCCTTACCGTGGGCCAGGTGGCTGCGGTTGAGCTTGGTGCTGATCTGTACGGTCAGGTCGCAATTGGTCAGGGCCTTGAACGTGCGCGGGCTGTCCGGGGTCGCCTGGGCGAAGTTGCCGCCCAGACCGATGAAGACTTTGGCGCGACCTTCGGCCATGGCGTGGATCGCCTCGACCACGTTGTGACCGTTCTCGCGCGGTACCTTGAACTGGAAGCGGCGCTCGATGGCGTCGAGGAACGCTACCGGTGGGCGTTCGTTGATACCCATCGTGCGGTCGCCCTGCACGTTACTGTGGCCACGCACCGGGCACAGGCCGGCGCCTGGCTTGCCGATGTTGCCGCGCAGCAGCATCAGGTTGGCGATTTCCTGGATGGTCGCTACCGAGTGGCGATGCTGGGTGATGCCCATCGCCCAGCACATGATGACGTTCTTGCCCTTGACGTACATGCGTGCCGCTTGTTCGATCTCGACCAGGGTCAGGCCGGACTGTTCGACGATCTGCTCCCATGGGGTGTCATTGATCACGGCCAGGTAATCCAGCACGTTGACGCTGTGCTCGTTGAGGAAGTCGTGGTCGAACACTGCCGGGGCACCGGCTTTCTGTGCGTCGCGTTCCCATTGCAGAAGGAACTTGGCCATGCCGCGCATCACCGCCATGTCACCACCCAGTGCCGGGCGGAAGTAGGCGGTGTTGGTCGGCTTGTCGCCGTTGGTGAGCATTTCGATCGGCTTTTGCGGGTTCTGGAAGCGTTCCAGGCCGCGCTCCTTGAGCGGGTTGATGCACACCACCTGAGCGCCGCGTTTCACCGCTTCACGCAGTGGCTCGAGCATCCGCGGGTGGTTGGTGCCGGGGTTCTGGCCCCAGACGAAAATCGCATCGGCGTGTTCGAAGTCGTCATAGGTCACGGTGCCTTTGCCGACGCCAACGCTCTGCGACAGCGCGACACCACTGGCCTCGTGGCACATGTTCGAGCAGTCGGGGAAGTTGTTGGTGCCGTAGGCGCGCACGAACAGCTGATAGAGGAACGCCGCTTCGTTGCTGGCGCGACCCGAGGTGTAGAACTCGGCTTGATCCGGGCTCGACAGGCCACGCAGGTGTTTGGCGATCAGCGCGAAGGCGTCGTCCCAGCTGATCGGCTGATACCGGTCGGTTTCGGCGTTGTAGACCATTGGCTCAGTGATTCGGCCCTGGTACTCGAGCCAGTAATCGCTCTGTTCCAGCAGCGCGGTCACGCTGTGCTTGGCGAAGAACTTGCTGTCCACACGGCGCTTGGTCGCTTCCCAGTTCACCGCCTTGGCGCCGTTCTCGCAGAACATCACCATGCCGCCTTCCAGCGAATCGCCCCAGGCGCAACCCGGGCAGTCGAAACCGCCGTTCTTGTTGGTCTTGAGCATCATGCGCAGGTTTTTCAGCGCGTTGTCGCTGGTCAACCAGGCCTGGGTCACGCTGATCAGCGCGCCCCAGCCACCGGCCGGGCCTTTGTAGGGTTTATAACGAGGGACGGGGGTCTGATCGGCTTGACGGTGTTGACTCACGCTTGGCTCTCCAACGCCGGGCTGTAGACCCGTGGGGCGTTCTTCTGTGGCAAATGGATAAGATTGAGGTTGTGGCGACGGGCCCATTGCACGGCCAGGCCCGTGGGCGATGACAGGCTGACCAGGGTCTGGATGCCTGCGCGCAAAACTTTCTGGATCAGTTCGAGGCTGCAGCGGCTGGTGACGATCGCCACGCCGCCAGCGGTGGGAATCTTCTGGCGGATCAGCCCGCCAATCAGCTTGTCGAGGGCGTTATGCCGGCCGATGTCTTCGCGGCCCAGACGCAACTCACCGGTGGCGTCCATGAACACGGCGGCATGCACCGCGCCGCTGTATTGACCCAAAGGCTGGAAGGCGCCGATGCGTTGGCGCAGGCCGTCCAACCACTCGATCGGGGGCAGCGGTGCACCGGGCATGACCTTGAGTTCGGGCAACGCCTGCTCGACCGCTTCCACGCCGCACAGCCCGCAACCGCTGGTTCCGGCCATCTGCCGGCGCTGTTGCTTGAGGTTCCAGAATGCGCGGTTGGCGATGGTCACTTGAGCGTATTGCGCCGAGCCTGAACCGCTCAGTTGCAGATCGTAGATGTCGGACGCGTCTTCGATGATGCCGCTGCCCATGCTGAAACCGACGATGAAGTCTTCGAGGTCGGTGGGGGTCACCAGCATGACCGCCTGGCTGATGCCGTTGTAGGCAATCGCCAGCGCCACTTCTTCGGCCAGCGCGGTGCTGGCCGATTCAGCGTGCTG
This DNA window, taken from Pseudomonas sp. MYb118, encodes the following:
- a CDS encoding acyl-CoA thioesterase; the protein is MPLRTEYPHFQPITTRWHDNDAYGHVNNVTYYSFFDTAVNTYLIEVGGLDIHDGEVVGFVVSSACDYFASIAFPDRIEIGLRVAKLGNSSVQYELAVFKAGEDEACAAGRFVHVFVDRASNEPVAIPAGLRGALERLVI
- a CDS encoding 3-hydroxyacyl-CoA dehydrogenase NAD-binding domain-containing protein → MSQTPFNIQRAAVIGAGTMGRGIVMCLANAGVPVQWVDNNPQMLEQALVAVAETCAHNVRQRRIDQAEADARIARITTAADYVAIRDVDLVIEAVFENLELKQKIFRELDGLLKPEAILASNTSALDIDAIAAVTRRPQQVLGLHFFSPAHIMKLLEIVRGAQTAPTVLAAVLELGKRMGKVSVVAGNCDGFIGNRMLNTYVLETRKMLLEGALPYQVDAVLQGFGFAMGPFRMFDVVGIDLQWRARELAGVGQDAPQVQVDNRLCEMGRFGQKSGNGYYHYEPGSRQAEHDVEVDALVLEVSEGLGYQRREIGPEEILERCLLALVNEGAKILEEGVAASAHDIDLVYLNGYGFPADKGGPMAWADRQGLADIHQRLLALETRQGDHWQPARLIGELAAAGEGFAGQ
- a CDS encoding glycine zipper domain-containing protein, whose protein sequence is MKFSSILLLSLGLVSGIASAGGTTEAGVGGALGGVLGSVVGQSLGGNTGSTIGAALGGAGGSAVGADKRSRGEAAIGGALGAAGGNVVGRSLGGSTGSLIGSAAGGGAGGALGNYMGNKSDDEDNDRRGGRYYRDGHHDRGHHYGHRKHHKKYYRHRH
- the fdhD gene encoding formate dehydrogenase accessory sulfurtransferase FdhD, which translates into the protein MNAKRPACAAPALETPAPAASQTYTYSDLQHAESASTALAEEVALAIAYNGISQAVMLVTPTDLEDFIVGFSMGSGIIEDASDIYDLQLSGSGSAQYAQVTIANRAFWNLKQQRRQMAGTSGCGLCGVEAVEQALPELKVMPGAPLPPIEWLDGLRQRIGAFQPLGQYSGAVHAAVFMDATGELRLGREDIGRHNALDKLIGGLIRQKIPTAGGVAIVTSRCSLELIQKVLRAGIQTLVSLSSPTGLAVQWARRHNLNLIHLPQKNAPRVYSPALESQA
- a CDS encoding FdhF/YdeP family oxidoreductase, encoding MSQHRQADQTPVPRYKPYKGPAGGWGALISVTQAWLTSDNALKNLRMMLKTNKNGGFDCPGCAWGDSLEGGMVMFCENGAKAVNWEATKRRVDSKFFAKHSVTALLEQSDYWLEYQGRITEPMVYNAETDRYQPISWDDAFALIAKHLRGLSSPDQAEFYTSGRASNEAAFLYQLFVRAYGTNNFPDCSNMCHEASGVALSQSVGVGKGTVTYDDFEHADAIFVWGQNPGTNHPRMLEPLREAVKRGAQVVCINPLKERGLERFQNPQKPIEMLTNGDKPTNTAYFRPALGGDMAVMRGMAKFLLQWERDAQKAGAPAVFDHDFLNEHSVNVLDYLAVINDTPWEQIVEQSGLTLVEIEQAARMYVKGKNVIMCWAMGITQHRHSVATIQEIANLMLLRGNIGKPGAGLCPVRGHSNVQGDRTMGINERPPVAFLDAIERRFQFKVPRENGHNVVEAIHAMAEGRAKVFIGLGGNFAQATPDSPRTFKALTNCDLTVQISTKLNRSHLAHGKDALILPCLGRTDIDIQTEGPQAVTVEDSFSMVHASNGQLQPLSNQMRSEPAILAGIAAATLGNHPVDWNWLVADYSRIRDLIADTLPNFKDFNEKIKNKGGFYLGNTAGARKWATASGRANFRANMLPTDLVHERTRATGVQPDLIMQSMRSHDQYNTTIYGLNDRYRGVKGQRDVLFANEADIIRLGFKPGQKADIVSLWDDGLERRVKGFTLLAFDIPAGQAAAYYPEVNPLVPLESVGDGSHTPTSKFVAIRLEAASDNGLIMARSA